The genomic DNA CACTAGACCATATAAAGTACcagtttttaaatttaagtatGACGGATGGAATTTGGTCTAGAGTTAAATCCTTGACTTATTAATGCTGCTATATCCATCGTATTCTTTCCTCTAGTCTCAGGTAAGTATATCctatatagaataatattatattattacaggaTATATCGTAAGTAATTACAAATGattgtatcatttttaaatttgattttttactaCATACCTAACAATTTGTCCtaacaataaaagaaatacggcaaatattaaaaaagtataTGGTCCCATAATACTTTCTATTGTTGGGAAAGTCATGCCTACTATAAAATTTCCACCCCAATTAAAAACACTACCAAGTGCCATAGCTGTTGGTCTAGGACCAACGTCGAATAATTCAGATCCAATGAAGTATGGTATTGGTCCAAGACCAATTCCATAAAATATCACATAAGCCAGAACGGCTATTGTACATATTATTGGCATATGTGATGACAAATGCTGTAAAAACACAAATGATTATTTTACAAGCTAAACTTTcaacttttaatataaattattctattcaaaataattttacttacaataaataaaatggaaatacaTAAAACTATCAAACATCCTAAGCACAAATATATACTAGTAAGTAGAACACCTCTCCTATTCAAAGTTGACATCACTGGTACTGAAGCAAGAGCCATACCAATGTTAGCCACGCCAGTACCAAGAGTAGCATATTGTGCTCCAGTAATGCCAAGTCCAGCATTGATAAATATGGAGTTAGAATAGTAAAATACAACGTTTATACCACTCATCTGTTGACCGAATTGTATTATACAAACTAAAAATACAGGAAGCTTTAGATTTGGATCTTTAAAAATGCGCTTGATAGTCCAAGGTTCGGCTGttgtttttgtttctatttcttgCTGTAGACTAGAAATTTCCACTTCTAGTAACATTATATCCATTTTACGTATTCTACTGAgttctgaaatattaaaatagtcaTGAATGTTATTGTGAATATATCAATTACTAAAACACTAGTGTTTTTACTAACCATCCAAAGCTTTCTGCTTCTGTTCCCtgattatatatagatatttaggACTTTCTGGTAAAATAATGCTTGTAAAAACCAAGGCATATATACATAATGGAACAAATGCTCCTAGCATATAATGCCAAGAATTTTCAGTTCCTAGAACTGTATCAAGCCCTGCAATTTGCCCTAAAAATACTCCACATGTAATTCCTAGTTGACATATTACTCCAACTGCACCTCTTAACCTAAGTGGTGCAATTTCTGACATGTACATTGGTACTATGCTTGTCGCGAAACCTCCAGATAGTCctggaaagaaataaaattttcatgtaacaaataatttcacatttttgAATTTGGTATCTTAAAACTTACCAACAACTAATCTGCCTGCTAACAAAATTTCGATTGAATTTAATTTGCGTATTAGAAAAAACATTGCAGCTCCTATAATGCCAAATATGTTTCCAACAAACAGCGCTCCTTTTCTTCCATATCTATCTGCTACCCAGCTTGAGAGAAATGAACCAGCTGCCCCTCCAATGAGAAAAATTGAGACAACACTAGACCAAACTATTTTCAGGCCATTTTCGGATACATCCATACCATATCTTTCTCTAATACTTTCATTACAAAATGCACCCACCAGCTACAattaacataaatatatttaataaataaatatacttacAAGTTTCTATAAAACACAAGGTGATACACTCACATGAGCTGCATTATTTAGTACTCCTATATTAAATCCTGCTGGTACAGCTGAACCTAAGCAGCAGGTAACAGCTGCTAAAGTTAATGTGATGGTCCATCCTCCTGGTatctaagaaaaataaatattgtctTGTTTGCTTTTAAAGTGCAAAGTAGAAAGTATTACATATTCATAGATATTTCACTTGTAACTTGAAGTTCATTttttaatgtaaaacaaaatagCAATTCCTATGTGTCCTGTTcattagaaattaaagaaaatgcaAATTACAAAACAGTGTGATCATGTTAATGTCACTGGTGATTTATTCATAGTTGTATCACATTAATATgtgaatgtaataaaataatgaaatttaaacgaaaatacaaaaaaatggtATGTAATGATAACAACACATAgccaaaaatatatttgtgaaaCATAAAAATCCATGAAATACCAGCAACACATATTAAGGCACTTTAGCATGTACCACAGGATATGTGATGGTGCAGCACAATAAAtcatatgatataatttatgtgATCAACATTATgagtaatacaatataagaTACACTGGTAAGTTTGCATTTCTcttaaaagaaggaaaataaaaaata from Bombus terrestris chromosome 11, iyBomTerr1.2, whole genome shotgun sequence includes the following:
- the LOC100651338 gene encoding solute carrier family 2, facilitated glucose transporter member 3 isoform X2, translated to MRCDSEVGDMLDYRDSHAAVLTDPDRSNRPSNSDNLNERSIPGGWTITLTLAAVTCCLGSAVPAGFNIGVLNNAAHLVGAFCNESIRERYGMDVSENGLKIVWSSVVSIFLIGGAAGSFLSSWVADRYGRKGALFVGNIFGIIGAAMFFLIRKLNSIEILLAGRLVVGLSGGFATSIVPMYMSEIAPLRLRGAVGVICQLGITCGVFLGQIAGLDTVLGTENSWHYMLGAFVPLCIYALVFTSIILPESPKYLYIIREQKQKALDELSRIRKMDIMLLEVEISSLQQEIETKTTAEPWTIKRIFKDPNLKLPVFLVCIIQFGQQMSGINVVFYYSNSIFINAGLGITGAQYATLGTGVANIGMALASVPVMSTLNRRGVLLTSIYLCLGCLIVLCISILFIHLSSHMPIICTIAVLAYVIFYGIGLGPIPYFIGSELFDVGPRPTAMALGSVFNWGGNFIVGMTFPTIESIMGPYTFLIFAVFLLLLGQIVRIYLPETRGKNTMDIAALISQGFNSRPNSIRHT
- the LOC100651338 gene encoding solute carrier family 2, facilitated glucose transporter member 3 isoform X4 codes for the protein MQRWYSILNVHHICVVIPKWETCLIIEIPGGWTITLTLAAVTCCLGSAVPAGFNIGVLNNAAHLVGAFCNESIRERYGMDVSENGLKIVWSSVVSIFLIGGAAGSFLSSWVADRYGRKGALFVGNIFGIIGAAMFFLIRKLNSIEILLAGRLVVGLSGGFATSIVPMYMSEIAPLRLRGAVGVICQLGITCGVFLGQIAGLDTVLGTENSWHYMLGAFVPLCIYALVFTSIILPESPKYLYIIREQKQKALDELSRIRKMDIMLLEVEISSLQQEIETKTTAEPWTIKRIFKDPNLKLPVFLVCIIQFGQQMSGINVVFYYSNSIFINAGLGITGAQYATLGTGVANIGMALASVPVMSTLNRRGVLLTSIYLCLGCLIVLCISILFIHLSSHMPIICTIAVLAYVIFYGIGLGPIPYFIGSELFDVGPRPTAMALGSVFNWGGNFIVGMTFPTIESIMGPYTFLIFAVFLLLLGQIVRIYLPETRGKNTMDIAALISQGFNSRPNSIRHT
- the LOC100651338 gene encoding solute carrier family 2, facilitated glucose transporter member 3 isoform X1; its protein translation is MVFDSERSSYMRCDSEVGDMLDYRDSHAAVLTDPDRSNRPSNSDNLNERSIPGGWTITLTLAAVTCCLGSAVPAGFNIGVLNNAAHLVGAFCNESIRERYGMDVSENGLKIVWSSVVSIFLIGGAAGSFLSSWVADRYGRKGALFVGNIFGIIGAAMFFLIRKLNSIEILLAGRLVVGLSGGFATSIVPMYMSEIAPLRLRGAVGVICQLGITCGVFLGQIAGLDTVLGTENSWHYMLGAFVPLCIYALVFTSIILPESPKYLYIIREQKQKALDELSRIRKMDIMLLEVEISSLQQEIETKTTAEPWTIKRIFKDPNLKLPVFLVCIIQFGQQMSGINVVFYYSNSIFINAGLGITGAQYATLGTGVANIGMALASVPVMSTLNRRGVLLTSIYLCLGCLIVLCISILFIHLSSHMPIICTIAVLAYVIFYGIGLGPIPYFIGSELFDVGPRPTAMALGSVFNWGGNFIVGMTFPTIESIMGPYTFLIFAVFLLLLGQIVRIYLPETRGKNTMDIAALISQGFNSRPNSIRHT
- the LOC100651338 gene encoding solute carrier family 2, facilitated glucose transporter member 1 isoform X5 — protein: MDVSENGLKIVWSSVVSIFLIGGAAGSFLSSWVADRYGRKGALFVGNIFGIIGAAMFFLIRKLNSIEILLAGRLVVGLSGGFATSIVPMYMSEIAPLRLRGAVGVICQLGITCGVFLGQIAGLDTVLGTENSWHYMLGAFVPLCIYALVFTSIILPESPKYLYIIREQKQKALDELSRIRKMDIMLLEVEISSLQQEIETKTTAEPWTIKRIFKDPNLKLPVFLVCIIQFGQQMSGINVVFYYSNSIFINAGLGITGAQYATLGTGVANIGMALASVPVMSTLNRRGVLLTSIYLCLGCLIVLCISILFIHLSSHMPIICTIAVLAYVIFYGIGLGPIPYFIGSELFDVGPRPTAMALGSVFNWGGNFIVGMTFPTIESIMGPYTFLIFAVFLLLLGQIVRIYLPETRGKNTMDIAALISQGFNSRPNSIRHT
- the LOC100651338 gene encoding solute carrier family 2, facilitated glucose transporter member 3 isoform X3 translates to MALGLDSHAAVLTDPDRSNRPSNSDNLNERSIPGGWTITLTLAAVTCCLGSAVPAGFNIGVLNNAAHLVGAFCNESIRERYGMDVSENGLKIVWSSVVSIFLIGGAAGSFLSSWVADRYGRKGALFVGNIFGIIGAAMFFLIRKLNSIEILLAGRLVVGLSGGFATSIVPMYMSEIAPLRLRGAVGVICQLGITCGVFLGQIAGLDTVLGTENSWHYMLGAFVPLCIYALVFTSIILPESPKYLYIIREQKQKALDELSRIRKMDIMLLEVEISSLQQEIETKTTAEPWTIKRIFKDPNLKLPVFLVCIIQFGQQMSGINVVFYYSNSIFINAGLGITGAQYATLGTGVANIGMALASVPVMSTLNRRGVLLTSIYLCLGCLIVLCISILFIHLSSHMPIICTIAVLAYVIFYGIGLGPIPYFIGSELFDVGPRPTAMALGSVFNWGGNFIVGMTFPTIESIMGPYTFLIFAVFLLLLGQIVRIYLPETRGKNTMDIAALISQGFNSRPNSIRHT